A genomic stretch from Heliangelus exortis chromosome 23, bHelExo1.hap1, whole genome shotgun sequence includes:
- the SDHB gene encoding succinate dehydrogenase [ubiquinone] iron-sulfur subunit, mitochondrial: MAAAVVGVSLRLSVPARLLRADPRLLCRGAQTAAAAAPRIKKFAIYRWDPDKAGDKPRMQTYEVDLNKCGPMVLDALIKIKNELDSTLTFRRSCREGICGSCAMNIAGGNTLACIKKIDTDLNKVTKIYPLPHMYVVKDLVPDMSNFYAQYKSIEPYLKKKDESKQGKQQYLQSIEDRQKLDGLYECILCACCSTSCPSYWWNGDKYLGPAVLMQAYRWMIDSRDDFTEERLAQLQDPFSLYRCHTIMNCTRTCPKGLNPGKAIAEIKKMMATYKEKKAAAA; the protein is encoded by the exons atggcggcggccgTGGTGGGAGTCTCCTTGAGGCTCAGCGTCCCCGCCCGCCTCCTCCGGGCAGACCCCCGGCTG CTGTGCCGGGGGGCCCAGACtgcggcggcggcagcgccgCGGATCAAGAAGTTTGCCATCTACAGGTGGGATCCTGATAAGGCCGGGGACAAACCCCGCATGCAGACCTACGAGGTGGATCTGAATAA ATGTGGGCCTATGGTGCTCGATGCTCTGATCAAGATTAAAAATGAGTTGGACTCCACCCTGACCTTCCGTAGATCATGTCGGGAAG GCATCTGTGGTTCCTGTGCCATGAACATTGCTGGGGGAAACACCCTGGCCTGTATCAAAAAAATCGACACCGATCTCAACAAGGTCACTAAAATCTACCCTCTCCCCCACATGTATGTGGTGAAGGACCTTGTTCCG GACATGAGTAACTTCTATGCACAGTACAAATCCATCGAGCCTTACCTGAAGAAGAAGGATGAGTCAAAGCAGGGCAAGCAGCAATACCTCCAGTCAATAGAAGACCGTCAGAAACTG GACGGACTCTACGAGTGCAtcctctgtgcctgctgcagcaccagTTGTCCCAGTTACTGGTGGAATGGGGACAAGTACCTGGGTCCAGCGGTTCTGATGCAG gcCTATCGCTGGATGATTGACTCCAGAGATGACTTCACAGAGGAACGGCTGGCACAGCTCCAAGACCCATTCTCTCTCTACCGGTGTCACACGATCATGAACTGCACCAGGACTTGCCCCAAG gGTTTGAACCCTGGCAAAGCAATTGCTGAGATCAAGAAGATGATGGCAACTTACAAAGAGAAGAAGGCAGCTGCTGCATaa